From a single Verrucomicrobiia bacterium genomic region:
- a CDS encoding response regulator, with amino-acid sequence MNERKVLVVEDDAGMREVLESILVFENAQVYTAVDGKDAVQKTLALKPDLILLDIDMPKLNGLTFCKAIRAGRETRNIPIIVVTSLTAAGRLEECMEAGADDFLGKPFAMEELLIRVRAMFKTAHVPDHVERLNQYIVAVRDMRERASREAKP; translated from the coding sequence TTGAACGAACGAAAAGTCCTGGTGGTCGAAGACGATGCGGGGATGCGGGAAGTGCTGGAAAGCATTCTTGTGTTCGAAAACGCGCAGGTCTATACGGCGGTCGACGGTAAGGATGCGGTCCAGAAGACGCTGGCGTTGAAGCCGGATTTGATCCTACTCGACATCGACATGCCCAAGCTGAACGGGTTGACGTTTTGCAAGGCGATTCGGGCGGGCAGGGAAACCCGGAACATCCCGATCATTGTTGTCACCTCCCTGACGGCTGCGGGCCGACTCGAAGAATGCATGGAAGCGGGAGCGGATGATTTTCTGGGCAAACCGTTCGCGATGGAGGAGTTGTTGATTCGCGTTCGCGCCATGTTCAAGACGGCCCATGTCCCCGACCATGTGGAGCGTCTGAACCAATACATCGTCGCCGTTCGGGACATGCGTGAGCGCGCTTCCCGCGAGGCAAAACCGTAA